In Thermotomaculum hydrothermale, a single genomic region encodes these proteins:
- a CDS encoding isocitrate/isopropylmalate dehydrogenase family protein encodes MAKYRIAWLPGDGVGNDVMEAARIVLDALKFNAEYIHGDIGWEFWKKEGNPLPDRTIEMMKTTDCALFGAITSKPKDEAKEELAPELRDKGYEYFSPIVKLRQLFDLGINMRPCKAYPGNPLNYKDNIDLVIFRENTEGMYAGVEFYPVKDGLKKCFLEHNKKMERFMDVPEEDIAISTRIMTKKGCERIVRAAFEYAKETGRPTVTLVEKPNVLRETGGLITRVAREIAKEYPGIELWETNIDAMCMWLVKNPENYSVLVAENLFGDIISDLSAQLVGGLGFASSANIGKNYAVFEPTHGSAPKYAGQYKVNPMAMLLTSKLMLEWLGEKELALKLENAIAAVIKEGKVRTYDMGGNNTTLEVAEEVARKL; translated from the coding sequence ATGGCGAAGTACAGGATTGCATGGCTTCCAGGTGATGGAGTAGGAAATGATGTAATGGAAGCAGCAAGGATTGTTTTAGATGCTTTAAAGTTTAACGCCGAGTATATCCATGGAGATATTGGCTGGGAATTCTGGAAAAAAGAGGGCAACCCCCTTCCTGATAGAACAATTGAGATGATGAAGACAACTGATTGTGCATTGTTTGGTGCTATTACCTCAAAACCTAAAGACGAGGCAAAGGAAGAATTGGCTCCTGAATTAAGGGATAAAGGTTATGAGTATTTTTCTCCAATTGTAAAGTTAAGGCAATTATTTGATTTAGGGATTAACATGAGGCCCTGTAAGGCTTATCCCGGCAATCCTCTAAATTACAAGGACAACATTGACCTTGTAATTTTCAGGGAAAACACAGAGGGAATGTATGCAGGGGTTGAATTTTATCCAGTAAAGGATGGTTTGAAAAAGTGTTTTCTTGAGCATAACAAGAAGATGGAAAGATTTATGGATGTTCCTGAAGAAGATATTGCAATTTCAACAAGAATTATGACAAAAAAAGGTTGTGAAAGAATTGTGAGAGCTGCTTTTGAGTATGCAAAGGAGACAGGAAGGCCTACAGTAACCCTTGTTGAGAAACCTAATGTATTAAGAGAAACAGGTGGCTTAATTACAAGGGTTGCTAGGGAAATAGCAAAAGAATATCCAGGTATTGAGTTGTGGGAAACAAATATAGATGCAATGTGTATGTGGCTTGTTAAAAACCCTGAAAATTACAGCGTACTTGTTGCTGAAAACCTTTTTGGAGATATAATTTCAGACCTTTCAGCCCAGCTTGTAGGAGGCTTAGGTTTTGCTTCCTCAGCAAATATAGGGAAAAACTATGCAGTTTTTGAGCCTACCCATGGATCTGCTCCAAAGTATGCTGGACAGTATAAGGTAAATCCAATGGCTATGCTTTTAACTTCAAAGTTAATGCTTGAATGGTTGGGTGAAAAGGAGCTTGCTTTAAAGCTGGAAAATGCAATTGCGGCAGTTATAAAAGAGGGTAAGGTAAGAACCTACGATATGGGTGGAAACAACACAACTTTAGAGGTTGCTGAAGAGGTAGCCAG
- the deoC gene encoding deoxyribose-phosphate aldolase — MTPDGQFNVNISHLIDHTLLKPDATVQDVVNLCMEAKKYNFASVCINPCFVKTAAEVLSGTNVKVCTVIGFPLGATTKEAKAFEAKQAIENGAEEVDMVINIGFLKSKKYNDVLEDIKAVRGVSKGKVLKVIIETCYLTEAEKIKACELSKEAGADYVKTSTGFGKGGATVEDILLMRKVVGRDLGVKASGGIRDFEKALEMVKAGATRIGASASVKIVNKEKSDSKGY; from the coding sequence ATCACCCCAGATGGACAATTTAATGTTAATATTTCTCACCTGATTGATCATACCCTTTTAAAACCGGACGCAACAGTCCAGGATGTTGTAAATCTCTGTATGGAGGCTAAAAAATATAATTTTGCTTCTGTCTGCATTAACCCATGTTTTGTAAAAACAGCTGCAGAAGTATTAAGTGGAACCAATGTTAAGGTTTGTACTGTTATAGGTTTTCCCTTAGGTGCAACAACAAAAGAGGCAAAGGCTTTTGAAGCAAAGCAGGCTATTGAGAACGGTGCGGAAGAAGTTGATATGGTCATAAATATAGGTTTTCTAAAGTCAAAAAAATATAATGATGTTTTAGAAGATATAAAGGCTGTGAGAGGTGTGTCTAAAGGAAAGGTTTTAAAGGTAATTATTGAAACTTGTTATTTAACTGAGGCTGAAAAAATTAAGGCTTGTGAGCTTTCTAAAGAGGCTGGGGCAGATTATGTAAAAACTTCCACAGGTTTTGGAAAAGGTGGGGCCACTGTTGAAGACATTCTGTTAATGAGAAAAGTTGTTGGAAGGGATTTAGGCGTTAAGGCTTCTGGTGGTATAAGAGACTTTGAAAAAGCGCTTGAGATGGTTAAGGCAGGTGCAACAAGGATTGGAGCAAGTGCCAGTGTGAAAATTGTAAATAAGGAAAAGTCTGATTCAAAAGGTTACTAA